In Archocentrus centrarchus isolate MPI-CPG fArcCen1 chromosome 16, fArcCen1, whole genome shotgun sequence, a single window of DNA contains:
- the LOC115794224 gene encoding uncharacterized protein LOC115794224, protein MNSVGSPMIPTAAEATGLAPRVIDNWIGNHRRSLKAPSGPTPQKTKLYSRGLSAYNLFCRDLLRNKGKLKDIKQKCSSLGEAQKNKYHEEAAALKAEGKTQHLSPEMRELKVKKHLKQLKFEVSSLEKLGVETAVMSFDWQRSNLEVHEVSSKGAAAFLVSSDTLNSFALHFKGSSLTASAFKEPVDALAKKLSTMPKTKELSKDTRDKTVDLQKAGMGCRTRGKQFGKHFVDEHRRDLIQRVKNILLILDELHDNDVISQENYGKIRALPTCQEQMRELYKISLNAEKSKDIFYEVLSANEKFLVEELHAKK, encoded by the exons ATGAATAGTGTTGGCTCTCCAATGATCCCCACAGCAGCAGAGGCCACTGGTTTGGCACCACGCGTTATAGAT AACTGGATTGGCAACCATAGAAGGTCTCTTAAAGCGCCCTCTGGACCAACACCTCAAAAGACCAAACTTTACAGCCGTGGTCTTTCAGCTTACAATCTTTTCTGCAGGGATCTGCTGCGAAACAAGG GCAAACTTAAAGATATTAAGCAAAAATGTTCCTCATTAGGAGAAGCGCAGAAAAACAAGTACCATGAGGAGGCAGCTGCTCTTAAAGCTGAAGGAAAAACGCAGCATCTTAGCCCTGAGATGAGGGAGCTTAAAGTGAAAAAGCACCTCAAGCAGCTCAAGTTTGAG GTATCCAGTCTTGAGAAGCTGGGGGTGGAAACAGCTGTTATGTCATTTGACTGGCAGAGATCCAACTTAGAAGTCCATGAAGTGAGCAGCAAAGGAGCTGCTGCTTTTCTGGTTTCATCAGACACACTAAACagttttgctttgcattttaaag GAAGCTCCTTAACTGCCTCTGCTTTCAAAGAGCCAGTTGATGCCCTTGCCAAGAAg CTCTCCACCATGCCTAAGACCAAGGAGCTGTCTAAGGACACCAGGGACAAAACTGTAGACCTCCAAAAGGCTGGGATGGGCTGCAGGACAAGAGGCAAGCAGTttg GCAAACACTTTGTGGATGAACACAGACGCGACCTGATCCAGAGAGTTAAGAACATCTTACTCATTTTGGATGAGCTCCATGACAATGACGTTATCAGCCAAGAAAATTATGGCAAAATTAGAGCTCTGCCTACCTGTCAGGAACAGATGAGGGAGCTCTACAAGATTTCCCTGAATGCTGAAAAATCCAAAGACATCTTCTATGAGGTTCTTTCGGCAAATGAGAAATTTCTCGTTGAAGAGCTCCATGcaaagaagtaa